TCGCCGTGGACCGCTCGCGGCACATGGCTTGAAAGAGGGTGGGGCGTACCCGATGGAGACCTCGATGCCCAACCCCTCCCAATGGAGCAGAAGCCGCCCCGCGGGCCTTCTCCGAGCGGCGCTCCTCCTCCTGATGTCGTGGGGGCTGGCGCCGGCGGCACGCGCCCAGCAAGCGCGGGCGGGTGGCGAGCGGCCCTTCCTGGAAGGAGAGGTGCTCGCCTACCAGGTCTCGCTGGGAAAGCACGGGCGGAGCGGGACGGGGTGGCTGCGCGTTCAACCCGCCCAGCCGTTGCGTGAGGAGCCGGTGGTGCTGCTGCGCTTCGACTTCGAGACAACGCTGGGGCCCTTCCACATCCAGCACCACTCGCGCTCGTGGCTGAGCTCCCGGCGCATGGCGGCCCTGCGCTACGAGGTGGACGAGCGCATCCCGCTCAAGTCCGTGCGCGAGCGGGTGGAGATCTTCCCCGAGGAGGGGCGCTGGGAACGGCCGAAGAGCCGGGGACGGAGCAGCTCGCTGGAGCCGCTGGACGAACTGTCCTTCCTCTATGCGCTGCGCATGATGGACCTGAAGCCCGGGCTCATCCACCGGATGGACCGGCACT
The sequence above is drawn from the Archangium gephyra genome and encodes:
- a CDS encoding DUF3108 domain-containing protein, with amino-acid sequence MPNPSQWSRSRPAGLLRAALLLLMSWGLAPAARAQQARAGGERPFLEGEVLAYQVSLGKHGRSGTGWLRVQPAQPLREEPVVLLRFDFETTLGPFHIQHHSRSWLSSRRMAALRYEVDERIPLKSVRERVEIFPEEGRWERPKSRGRSSSLEPLDELSFLYALRMMDLKPGLIHRMDRHFDARRNPVVVRVLRREPLRVPAGEFSTVVVEMEVRDPERFGGRGLLRLYLTDDERRLPVRIESQVPVAGQLVLELEPRPPDNQRSTEP